Proteins co-encoded in one Leishmania panamensis strain MHOM/PA/94/PSC-1 chromosome 22 sequence genomic window:
- a CDS encoding hypothetical protein (TriTrypDB/GeneDB-style sysID: LpmP.22.1560), with product MLRGFSWHGDSFLDALLDELTVNPYSDLPAAVARVERAQTAESNVELMKQRRVEQQEEHAIRLRDEWASATRDQRVAPRDGLEGSTSLETLVLSSSTYLANLARAADRESVVSLPGASSALELPPLRASTRLAAEALLPLTAALTGSHIGDDHVASALYSAYVHLLPYILAVAAPPSRCSTASFSPATSSTTVAVVACGGSESMLPWYAVHTSDSAVRDLLSPYMSSVVGQLEKELRFHFNVGCDTAAVHEPQHFFSFLMECFQRQQRIAAEQWAPSALQGSEVDAALRVLESLSQVVLSATAVVVFQESYGWRPSLGLSRHKDYVVVTVNAVLDFVASAEGRLCRDAVQLLVEYLLTEEVLQLYTQCGADMAVAALRDGTARLWRRSFLTEGGCHASFPLYTCGLHLVRSLEAFQRRLLNSLLLLEGPWAELVWRRSVEPALLAFLGIVEKEALPMVEDAAAASWESVLSLQWCVASVQVVAAAAEDWLGMLRESSAATVRRATSSSSLSKSETLDRLILFRDQLSRCSAEKAQLLTRQLCTHQPEDAVQAARVLHGAEELLKRMGTLPDGTSTRYIVQDVMRGILQKDFSPEHKADLLSYAKRCGLQRVAQLLDT from the coding sequence ATGCTGCGCGGTTTCTCTTGGCATGGAGACAGTTTCTTGGATGCCCTTCTTGATGAGCTCACGGTGAATCCGTACAGCGACCTCCCCGCGGCGGTTGCGCGTGTGGAGCGTGCGCAGACGGCGGAATCAAACGTGGAGCTAATGAAGCAGCGCAGAgtagagcagcaggaggagcatGCGATCCGCCTGCGGGACGAGTGGGCATCAGCGACGAGGGATCAGAGGGTGGCGCCAAGAGATGGTTTGGAGGGTTCCACATCACTGGAGACTCTTGTTCTCAGTTCCTCAACGTACTTGGCCAACCTCGCTCGCGCCGCAGATCGCGAGAGTGTTGTATCGCTGCCAGGTGCGTCAAGCGCTTTGGAACTGCCTCCCTTACGTGCATCTACAAGACTTGCTGCCGAGGCGTTGTTGCCTCTCACTGCGGCCCTCACTGGCTCGCACATCGGTGACGATCACGTGGCGAGTGCGCTGTACAGCGCGTATGTTCATCTTCTTCCGTACATCCTTGCTGTGGCAGCTCCTCCGTCTAGATGCTCTACTGCATCCTTCTCCCCTGCCACCTCTTCTACCACCGTAGCAGTCGTCGCATGCGGTGGGTCCGAGTCGATGCTGCCATGGTATGCGGTGCACACCAGTGACAGCGCTGTCCGTGACCTGCTCTCCCCGTACATGAGCTCTGTCGTAgggcagctggagaaggagctgcgcttCCACTTTAACGTTGGGTGTGACACGGCAGCTGTGCATGAGCCGCAgcacttcttctcttttttaaTGGAGTGcttccagcggcagcagcgcatcgcggCAGAGCAGTGGGCGCCGTCGGCACTGCAAGGCAGTGAGGTCGATGCTGCCCTCCGCGTTCTAGAGTCCCTGAGTCAGGTGGTGCTCAGTGCCACAGCTGTAGTCGTGTTCCAGGAGAGTTACGGCTGGCGGCCTTCTTTGGGGTTGTCGCGTCACAAGGACTACGTCGTGGTCACCGTTAACGCCGTGCTGGATTTTGTAGCGTCCGCGGAGGGGCGCTTGTGCAGAgacgcggtgcagctgctcgtggAGTACCTGCTAACCGAGGAAGTGCTCCAGCTGTACACCCAATGCGGAGCGGacatggcggtggcggcactgcgcGATGGCACTGCGCGTCTGTGGAGGCGGTCGTTCCTGACCGAGGGGGGATGTCACGCATCGTTCCCTCTTTACACGTGCGGTTTGCACCTGGTGCGGTCGCTCGAGGCCTTTCAGCGGCGCCTTCTCAATTCGTTGCTCCTTCTGGAAGGCCCATGGGCGGAATTGGTGTGGCGCAGAAGTGTAGAACCGGCGCTTTTGGCCTTTCTCGGTATtgtggagaaagaggcgctcCCTATGGTGgaagacgcagcggcagcttccTGGGAGTCTGTCCTGTCTCTTCAGTGGTGTGTTGCGAGTGTGCAGGTTgtggcggccgcggcagAGGACTGGCTCGGGATGCTACGggaaagcagcgctgccacggtCAGACGTGCCACCTCATCCTCTTCCCTCAGTAAGTCAGAGACACTTGATAGGCTGATCCTCTTTCGCGATCAGCTTTCTCGCTGCTCGGCCGAGAAAGCTCAGCTCCTCACACGGCAGCTCTGCACGCACCAACCCGAGGACGCCGTGCAGGCTGCACGGGTGCTGCACGGTGCCGAAGAGTTACTCAAGCGCATGGGGACACTGCCCGATGGTACCTCGACTCGCTATATTGTGCAAGATGTGATGCGAGGCATCCTGCAGAAGGATTTTTCACCGGAGCACAAAGCGGATTTGCTTTCGTACGCAAAGAGGTGTGGACTTCAGCGCGTTGCTCAGCTACTGGACACGTGA